A portion of the Chlamydiota bacterium genome contains these proteins:
- the leuC gene encoding 3-isopropylmalate dehydratase large subunit yields MGMTIVEKILAAHAGKGSVSPGEIVMASVDIALGNDITAPIAIQEFREAGARRVFDPARVVLVADHFTPNKDIKSAEHAKLLREFAREQGLTHYFDVGRAGIEHALLPEKGIVVPGDLVIGADSHTCTYGALGAFATGVGSTDLAAAMATGEVWLRVPNSIRFVYRGALRRWVGGKDLILRTIGEVGVDGALYRAMEFCGETIEALPMHDRISICNMAIEAGGKCGIVAPDAVTDEYVRGRAERAPRLYASDPDASYERVIEIDAAAVEPQVALPPLPENARGVSEIGDVRIDQVVIGSCTNGQIEDLRIAAGILKGRKVHPRVRLIVIPATQAIYAQALAEGLLGTFVEAEGAVSTPTCGPCLGGHMGVLAAGERALATTNRNFTGRMGHPSSEVYLSGPAVAAASAVAGRIVGPDAL; encoded by the coding sequence ATGGGAATGACCATCGTCGAGAAGATCCTCGCGGCGCACGCGGGGAAGGGGTCGGTATCGCCGGGCGAGATCGTGATGGCCTCGGTGGACATCGCCCTCGGCAACGACATCACCGCCCCGATCGCGATCCAAGAGTTCAGGGAGGCGGGCGCCCGGCGCGTCTTCGACCCGGCGCGCGTCGTCCTCGTGGCCGACCATTTCACCCCCAACAAGGACATCAAGTCGGCCGAGCATGCGAAGCTCCTCAGGGAGTTCGCCCGGGAACAGGGGCTCACGCACTACTTCGACGTGGGCCGCGCCGGGATCGAGCACGCCCTCCTCCCCGAGAAGGGGATCGTCGTCCCCGGCGACCTCGTGATCGGCGCAGACAGCCACACCTGCACCTACGGGGCGCTCGGCGCCTTCGCGACGGGGGTCGGGAGCACCGATCTCGCCGCGGCAATGGCGACCGGGGAGGTGTGGCTGCGGGTGCCGAACTCCATCCGGTTCGTCTACCGGGGGGCGCTGCGAAGGTGGGTGGGGGGCAAGGATCTGATCCTCCGCACGATCGGCGAGGTGGGGGTCGACGGGGCGCTCTACCGGGCGATGGAGTTCTGCGGCGAGACGATCGAGGCGCTCCCGATGCACGACCGGATCTCCATCTGCAACATGGCGATCGAGGCGGGCGGCAAGTGCGGGATCGTCGCCCCCGACGCGGTCACCGACGAGTACGTCCGCGGGCGGGCGGAGCGCGCGCCGCGCCTGTACGCGAGCGACCCGGACGCCTCCTACGAGCGGGTGATCGAGATCGACGCCGCCGCCGTCGAGCCGCAGGTCGCCCTCCCGCCGCTCCCGGAGAACGCGCGCGGGGTGAGCGAGATCGGCGACGTCCGCATCGACCAGGTGGTGATCGGCTCCTGCACGAACGGGCAGATCGAGGACCTCCGGATCGCGGCGGGGATCCTGAAGGGGCGGAAGGTGCACCCGCGCGTGCGGCTCATCGTCATCCCGGCGACGCAGGCGATCTACGCGCAGGCCCTCGCGGAGGGGCTGCTGGGGACGTTCGTCGAGGCGGAGGGGGCGGTCTCCACGCCCACCTGCGGGCCGTGCCTCGGCGGGCACATGGGCGTGCTCGCCGCGGGCGAGCGGGCGCTCGCGACGACGAACCGCAACTTCACCGGGAGGATGGGGCACCCGTCGAGCGAGGTGTACCTGAGCGGACCCGCCGTGGCCGCGGCGAGCGCGGTCGCGGGGCGCATCGTCGGGCCGGACGCCCTGTGA
- a CDS encoding 3-isopropylmalate dehydratase small subunit has protein sequence MKIRGAAWKFGDDVNTDEIIPARYLNTIDPAALAAHCMEDADRDFAKRVRPGDLLVAGKNFGCGSSREHAPICIKAAGVAAVIASSFARIFYRNAFNIGLPIFESPEASAAVAAGDEVEIDADAGKIANLTRKETYRAAVIPPFMQELVKAGGLMAYVKKRIGEKQR, from the coding sequence ATGAAGATCAGAGGGGCGGCGTGGAAGTTCGGCGACGACGTCAACACCGACGAGATCATCCCCGCGCGGTACCTGAACACCATCGATCCCGCCGCGCTCGCGGCGCACTGCATGGAGGACGCCGACCGCGATTTTGCGAAGAGGGTGCGCCCGGGGGATCTGCTCGTCGCGGGGAAGAACTTCGGCTGCGGCTCCTCCCGCGAGCACGCGCCGATCTGCATCAAGGCCGCGGGGGTGGCGGCGGTGATCGCCTCCTCCTTCGCCAGGATCTTCTACCGGAACGCGTTCAACATCGGCCTCCCGATCTTCGAGTCGCCCGAGGCAAGCGCGGCGGTCGCCGCCGGGGATGAGGTCGAGATAGACGCCGATGCCGGAAAGATCGCAAATCTCACCCGGAAGGAGACGTACCGGGCGGCGGTCATCCCGCCGTTCATGCAGGAGCTCGTGAAGGCGGGGGGGTTGATGGCGTACGTGAAGAAACGGATCGGGGAAAAGCAACGGTAG
- the truA gene encoding tRNA pseudouridine(38-40) synthase TruA: MGNDRTIRLLIEYDGTDYRGWQLQPDGPTVQGKIESALRQITGAAVRVAGAGRTDAGVHAAGQVASFRTPSLLPAATIARALNALLPPDIAVLSAEEAAASFHARFSAVRKKYRYSILNRPVRPALGRRTVLHVPRPLDERAMREAARCLVGTHDFSSFRCNSGKEDLPIRTVQALAIERREDLVTIEIEAASFLYKMVRSIVGTLIAVGRGKAPPSEVAAILAARDRSVAFPTAPACGLCLLSVSY, translated from the coding sequence ATGGGGAACGACCGCACCATCCGGTTGCTGATCGAGTACGACGGCACGGACTACCGCGGCTGGCAACTGCAGCCCGACGGCCCCACCGTCCAGGGGAAGATCGAATCGGCCCTCCGCCAGATCACCGGCGCGGCGGTGCGCGTCGCCGGCGCGGGGAGGACCGACGCGGGGGTGCACGCCGCCGGGCAGGTGGCGAGCTTCCGCACCCCGAGCCTTCTCCCCGCCGCGACGATCGCCCGGGCCCTGAACGCCCTCCTTCCGCCCGACATCGCCGTCCTCTCCGCCGAGGAGGCGGCCGCCTCATTCCACGCCCGCTTCAGCGCGGTGCGCAAGAAATACCGGTACTCCATCCTCAATCGCCCCGTCCGTCCCGCGCTCGGGCGGCGGACCGTCCTTCACGTCCCGCGTCCCCTCGACGAGCGGGCGATGCGGGAGGCGGCGCGCTGCCTCGTCGGAACGCACGACTTCTCCTCGTTCAGGTGCAACTCCGGGAAGGAGGATCTCCCGATCAGGACCGTCCAGGCGCTCGCGATCGAGCGGAGAGAGGATCTCGTGACCATCGAGATCGAGGCGGCGAGTTTCCTGTACAAGATGGTCCGCTCCATCGTCGGGACGCTGATCGCCGTCGGGCGGGGAAAGGCGCCCCCGTCGGAGGTCGCGGCGATACTCGCCGCGCGCGACCGTTCCGTGGCCTTCCCGACAGCCCCCGCCTGCGGCCTCTGCCTCCTCAGCGTCTCGTACTAG
- a CDS encoding 3-isopropylmalate dehydrogenase, with protein sequence MARNHEIAVIPGDGTGPEVIREGLKVVRAAAERFGFEITTREYDFGGERYLKTGETLPDGAVDELRGFKVVYLGAIGHPGVKPGILEKGILLRLRFELDQYINLRPIRLYPGVETPLKNKGPAEIDFVVVRENTEDVYAGIGGFLKKGTPDEVALQEMIYTRKGVERCVRYAFELARTRKRKKLTLCAKTNVLTYAHDLWQRVFDEVGAEYPDVQRDYAHVDATCMWMVKSPEFFDVIVTTNMFGDIITDLGAMIQGGMGIAAGANINPSGTSMFEPIGGSAPKYTGKNVINPLAAISAGGMMLDFLGEKEAGRAVEEAVMKAVSTRIRCLSAGKMGMGTDAVGDLVASLVRG encoded by the coding sequence ATGGCACGGAACCACGAGATCGCGGTCATCCCCGGCGACGGGACGGGGCCGGAGGTGATTCGGGAGGGGCTCAAGGTCGTGCGGGCCGCCGCGGAGCGGTTCGGGTTCGAGATCACGACCCGGGAGTACGACTTCGGAGGGGAGCGCTACCTCAAGACGGGCGAGACGCTCCCCGACGGGGCCGTCGACGAGCTCCGCGGGTTCAAGGTCGTCTACCTCGGCGCCATCGGCCACCCGGGCGTGAAGCCCGGCATCCTCGAGAAGGGGATCCTCTTGCGGCTGCGCTTCGAGCTCGACCAGTACATCAACCTGAGGCCGATCAGACTCTATCCGGGCGTCGAGACCCCGCTGAAGAACAAGGGGCCCGCGGAGATCGACTTCGTCGTGGTCCGGGAGAACACCGAGGACGTCTACGCGGGGATCGGGGGGTTCCTCAAGAAGGGGACCCCGGACGAGGTGGCGCTGCAGGAGATGATCTACACCCGCAAGGGGGTGGAGCGCTGCGTCCGGTACGCCTTCGAGCTCGCCAGGACCCGGAAGAGGAAGAAGCTCACCCTCTGCGCGAAGACGAACGTGCTGACCTACGCGCACGACCTCTGGCAGCGCGTCTTCGACGAGGTGGGGGCGGAGTACCCGGACGTGCAGCGGGACTACGCGCACGTGGACGCCACCTGCATGTGGATGGTGAAGAGCCCCGAGTTCTTCGACGTGATCGTGACGACGAACATGTTCGGCGACATCATCACCGACCTCGGCGCGATGATCCAGGGCGGGATGGGGATCGCGGCCGGGGCCAACATCAACCCATCCGGCACCTCCATGTTCGAGCCGATCGGCGGCTCGGCGCCCAAGTACACCGGGAAGAACGTCATCAACCCCCTCGCGGCGATCTCCGCGGGCGGGATGATGCTCGATTTCCTGGGGGAGAAGGAGGCGGGGCGCGCCGTCGAGGAGGCCGTGATGAAGGCGGTCTCGACCAGAATCAGGTGCCTCTCGGCCGGCAAAATGGGGATGGGGACCGACGCGGTCGGGGACCTGGTCGCGTCCCTGGTGCGCGGCTGA
- a CDS encoding aspartate-semialdehyde dehydrogenase, with product MARRYTVAIAGATGVVGTEMLRTLAARNFPVGKLRLLASARSAGKRLRFAGEDIPVEELTADSFAGVEIALFSAGAARSKEFAPAAVKAGAVVVDNSSAFRMDPDVPLVVPEVNPEKVREHKGIVANPNCSTSILAVPLWPLHRAARIVRIVAATYQAASGAGAGAMAELRRQVREIEEGREANVSVLPQQIAFNLFPHVDVFLPNGYTKEEMKLVHETRKIFGDETIRVTATCVRVPILRAHSEAVNIETERKLSAEEARRILAKAPGVCVVDEPERKRYPMPLTASGRDEVLVGRIREDISQPNGLDLFIAGDQLLKGAALNAVQIAELLIKNG from the coding sequence ATGGCGCGACGATACACGGTGGCAATCGCCGGCGCGACGGGGGTCGTGGGGACGGAGATGCTCCGCACCCTCGCGGCGAGGAACTTCCCCGTGGGGAAACTGCGGCTGCTCGCCTCGGCGCGGTCGGCGGGGAAGCGGTTGCGCTTCGCCGGAGAGGATATCCCGGTCGAGGAACTCACGGCGGATTCGTTCGCGGGGGTCGAGATCGCGCTCTTCAGCGCGGGGGCGGCGCGCAGCAAGGAGTTCGCCCCGGCGGCGGTGAAGGCCGGGGCGGTCGTCGTGGACAACTCGAGCGCCTTCCGGATGGATCCCGACGTCCCCCTCGTCGTCCCCGAGGTGAACCCGGAGAAGGTGCGGGAGCACAAGGGGATCGTCGCCAACCCCAACTGCTCGACGAGCATCCTCGCCGTGCCGCTCTGGCCGCTCCACCGGGCGGCCCGCATCGTGCGGATCGTGGCGGCCACCTACCAGGCGGCCTCGGGGGCGGGGGCGGGCGCGATGGCGGAACTCCGCCGTCAGGTCCGGGAGATCGAGGAGGGGAGGGAGGCGAACGTCTCCGTCCTCCCGCAGCAGATCGCCTTCAACCTGTTCCCGCATGTGGACGTGTTCCTCCCCAACGGGTACACGAAGGAGGAGATGAAGCTGGTCCACGAGACCCGCAAGATCTTCGGGGACGAGACGATCCGGGTGACCGCGACCTGCGTGCGGGTGCCGATCCTGCGGGCGCATTCGGAGGCGGTGAACATCGAGACGGAGCGCAAGCTCTCCGCGGAGGAGGCGCGCCGGATCCTGGCGAAGGCCCCCGGGGTGTGCGTCGTGGACGAGCCGGAGCGGAAGCGCTACCCGATGCCCTTGACGGCGAGCGGGCGGGACGAGGTCCTCGTCGGTCGCATCCGGGAGGATATCTCCCAGCCCAACGGCCTCGACCTGTTCATCGCCGGCGACCAGCTCCTCAAGGGGGCCGCCCTGAACGCGGTGCAGATCGCGGAACTCCTGATCAAAAACGGATAG